GCCTCACCGACGGCGGCGGGGTTCTGGCCGCCGCCCTGGGCGACGTCCGGCTTGCCGCCACCGCCGCCCCCGAGGGTCTTGGCGGCCGTCCGGACCAGGTCGCCGGCCTTCAGGCCGCGCTCGCGGGCGGCCTCGTTGGTGGCGATGACCGTCAGCGGCTTGCCGTTGTTGACCGTGAACAGGGCGACCACGGCGGCCCGGCCGCCCCGGATGCGGCCTCGCACGTCGAGGACCAGCTTGCGCAGGTCGTCGGCGGTGGTGCCGTCCGGGACCTGGCCGGTGACCAGGGCGACGCCGTGCACGTCCTTGGCGGACTCGGCGAGGCCCGCGGCGGCCTGGAGCACCTTCTCGGCGCGGAACTTCTCGATCTCCTTCTCGGCGTCCTTCAGCTTGCCGAGCATCGCGGAGACCTTCTCCGGGAGTTCCTCCGGACGGCCCTTGATCAGCTCCTGGAGCTGGGCGACGACCGTGTGCTCCCGGGCGAGGAAGTTGTAGGCGTCCACGCCGACCAGGGCCTCGATACGGCGCACACCGGAGCCGATGGAGGACTCGCCAAGCAGCTTCACCAGGCCCAGCTGTGCGGTGTTGTGCACGTGGGTGCCGCCGCACAGCTCCTTGGAGAAGTCGCCGATGGTGACGACCCGCACCCGCTCGCCGTACTTCTCGCCGAACTCGGCGATGGCGCCCTGCTTCCTGGCCTCGTCGATGCCCATGATGTCGGCGCGCACGTCGAGGTCGCGGGCGAGCACCTCGTTGATCTTCTGCTCGACGTCGGTCATCACGGCCGTCGGAACGGCGGACGGGGAACCGAAGTCGAAGCGGAAGCGGCCGGGCTGGTTCTCGGAACCGGCCTGGGCGGCCGTCGGGCCGAGGGCGTCGCGCAGGGCCTGGTGGGTGAGGTGGGTGGCCGAGTGGGCGCGCGCGATGGCCGTGCGGCGGCGGGCGTCGATCGTGGCGTGGGCCTTGGCCCCGACGGTGACCTCGCCGACCTGGACGACGCCCTTGTGGACGTAGACGCCCGGGACCGGCTTCTGGCAGTCGCGGACCTCGATGACGGCCCCGGAGTCGACCCTGATGCGGCCGGTGTCGCCGATCTGGCCGCCGCCCTCGGCGTAGAACGGGGTGCGGTCGAGGACGATCTCGACCTCGTCGCCCTCGGTGGCGGCGGGCGAGGAGACTCCGTCGACCAGGATGCCGACGATCGTGGACTCGCCCTCGGTGTCGGTGTAGCCGATGAAGTCGGTCTCGCCGGCGCGGTCGGCGATCTCCCGGTAGGCGCCGAGGTCGGCGTGGCCGGTCTTCTTGGCCTGCGCGTCGGCCTTGGCGCGCTCCCGCTGCTCCTTCATCAGGCGCCGGAAGCCGTCCTCGTCCACGGACAGGCCCTGCTCGGCGGCCATCTCCAGGGTGAGGTCGATCGGGAAGCCCCAGGTGTCGTGGAGCAGGAAGGCCTTGTCGCCGGGCAGGACGGTGCCGCCGGCGGCCTTGGTGTCGCTGACCGCGGTGTCGAGGATGTTGGTGCCGGCCTTCAGGGTCTTGAGGAAGGCGTTCTCCTCGGCGACGGCGACCTTCTCGATCCGCTCGCGGTCGGTGATGAGCTCGGGGTACTGCTGGCCCATCATCTCGATGACCGTGTCGATCAGCTCCTTGACGACCGGGCCGGTGGCGCCGAGCAGGCGCATGTTGCGGATGGCCCGGCGCATGATGCGGCGCAGCACGTAGCCGCGGCCCTCGTTGCCGGGGCTGACGCCGTCGCCGATGAGCATCACGGACGTGCGCATGTGGTCGGTGACCACGCGCAGGGAGACGTCCGAGTCGTGGGCGTCGCCGTAGGCCACGCCGGTCAGCTCGGTGGCCTTCTTGATGACGGCCATGGAGGTGTCGATCTCGTACATGTTCTGCACGCCCTGCAGAATCATGGCGAGCCGCTCCAGGCCGAGCCCGGTGTCGATGTTCTTGCTCGGCAGGTCGCCGAGGATCTCGAAGTTGTCCTTGCCGGTGCCCTCGCCGCGCTCGTACTGCATGAAGACGAGGTTCCAGATCTCCACGTACCGCTCGTCGTTGACGGCGGGGCCGCCCTCGACACCGAACTCGGGGCCGCGGTCGTAGTTGATCTCGGAGCAGGGGCCGCACGGGCCGGGGACGCCCATGGACCAGAAGTTGTCCTTCATGCCCAGGCGCTGGATGCGCTCCATGGGCACACCGACGACCTCGTGCCAGATGCGCTCGGCCTCGTCGTCGTCCTTGTAGACGGTGATCCACAGACGCTCGGGGTCGAGGCCGTAACCGCCCTTGTTCTGGGGCGCGGTGAGCAGCTCCCAGGCGAGCTTGACGGCGCCTTCCTTGAAGTAGTCGCCGAAGGAGAAGTTGCCGCACATCTGGAAGAACGTGCCGTGCCGGGTGGTCTTGCCGACCTCCTCGATGTCCGGCGTGCGCACGCACTTCTGCACGCTGGTGGCGCGCGGGAACGGCGGCTTGACCTCGCCCAGGAAGTAGGGCTTGAAGGGCACCATGCCGGCCGGGACGAGGAGCAGAGTCGGGTCGTCCGCGATGAGCGACGCCGAAGGCACGACGGTGTGCCCGCGCTCCTCGAAGAAGCTCAGCCAGCGGCGGCGGATCTCAGCCGACTCCATCAGTGGTCCTCATTCCGGTTGTACGAGTACGTCGTGTCGTCGATGACGTACGTCTTCGGCTTGTTGCGGTTCTCGATGGCGGCGTAGCGCCGCGAGGGGGGAAGCTCGGGGTCCGCGTGCAGGCCCAGCGCGTCCCCCAGTTCGGCCTCCCGCTGGGCCATGTTGGCGCGGACGTCGAGGGCGAAACCCACGGCCCGGTCCTTGAGCCGGTGACCCGCCCCGATCGCCTTGTTCGCGGCCGTGACGGCGAGGCTCTCGGGGGTCAGCTGCTTGAGCTTGCGGTTGACCTTGGTGGTGGCCCACACGCCGGCGGCGACGCCCGTGGTGAACCAGAACGTACGGCGGAACATCGCTGGTCTCAGTCCTTCTTCCGCTTGGCCCGCCGCGCGGCCGGGACGGTCCGGCCCACGATCACGGTACGCCTCGGCGACTTCGCGGGCGCGTGCTCCTTGCGGCCGCCGAGGGCCCGGCGCACGCCGTACCCGAAGGCGGCGACCTTGACCAGCGGGCCGCCGAAGGTGGAGGCGACGGTGGTGGACAGCGCGGACGCGTTCGACGTGACCTCCTGGACGTCGGAGGCGATGGCGTCGACCCGGTCGATCTGGGTCTGCGCGGAGCGCACCGCCGAGGAGGCCTCCGCCAGCAGCGGGACGGCCTGGTCGGTCACGTCCGCCACCAGCTTGGTCGTCGCTCTGAGCGTCTGGGCCAGCCTCGCCAGGGCCACCGCGAGGAAGGAGACCAGGATCGCCCAGAAGACGGCCACCAGGATGCCGGCCACCTCTCCACCGGACACTGCGCACCCGCTCCCTAAACGTGCCTGAACATCGAAAAAGTCGTGCACCGAGCCTATCGCGCCGGGGCTTGCGCTCCGTACCGGATTACGGGCGCGGTCGGGGCGGAGTTGCGGGAAGCGATTGTACGCGCCGAACACGGTTCAGTACGCTCCGTGCCCCTTGCCGTCTTCCCACCGCGACGGCGGGCCCGCGCCCGGCAGTCTTCCTCTGGAACTGGACGCGTTCGTGGGACGGTCGGCCGAACTCGCCGGGCTGGTGCGGGCACTGAGAGCCTCCCGGCTGGTCACCGTCACCGGGACCGGCGGCGTCGGCACGTCGCGGCTCGCGGCGCGGGCCGCCGCCCGCTCCGCGCCGCCCGGCGGGGCGTGGCCCGTGGATCTGGCGCCGGTCCGCGACCCGGAGTTCGTCGAGTGCGCGGTCGTGGAGGCGCTGGGGCTGACCGACCACACCACGCGGCTGCCGCGCGAGACGCTCCTCGCCCATCTCGCCGCCCACCGGCTGCTGTTGGTTTCACGGGTTCGAGCACCTGCTGGAGGCGTGCGCCTCGCTGGTGACCGAGCTGCTGCGGCGGGTGCCGGGAGTGCGGGTGCTCTCGGTGGGGCGCAGACCGCTCGGGGTGGCCGGTGAGCGGCTGTTCCCGCTGGCATCCCTGGGCGAGGCGGAGGCGGCCCGGCTGTTCGCGGACCGCGCCGCGCAGCAGGGGGTGGCACGCGGCGACGACCGGACGGTACGGGAGGAGTGCCGGCGTCTGGACGGCATCCCGCCGGCGATCGAGCCGGCGGGTCGGTGTTCGCCGGCGCGTTCGACCTGGAGGCCACGGAGTAGGTGTGCAGCGGCGGCGGACTGCGCGCCGACGACGTCCTCGACGTGCTGACCGAGCTGATCGCACAGTCCGTGGTGGCCCGCGAGCCCGTCCGGAGTGCGCTACCGCATGCCGGACACAGTTCGCGCGTACGGCGCCGAGTGGCTGGCGGCGGCCGGCGACGAGGACCGGCTGCGCGGACGGCACCGCGACTGGTACGCGGGCCTCACCACCTGGTGCGAGCCGGGGCCGCGCGGGCCGGTGCGGTGGACGCGGGGCGTGGCCCGCATGCGCGAACCCGCCGCCTCGCCCGCCCGGAAGGGCGGGGAGACGGCGGGCTGATGCGCGGGTGTCTGCGTCCGGGTCAGCGGGCGTAGTACTCGACGACGAGCTGCTCGTCGCAGATCACCGGGATCTCCTTGCGGTTCGGCTCACGGTCCAGGCGGAACGCCAGGGCCTTGAGGTTCACCTGGAGGTAGCGCGGGGTCTCGCCGTCGGGGGCGAAACCACCCTCGCGGGCGATCGAGAAGAGGGTCTTCTCGCGGCTGCGCTCGCGGACCATCACGACGTCGTCGGGACGGACACGGAACGACGGCTTGTCGACCTTCTGGCCGTTGACCTCGATGTGGCCGTGAACGACCATCTGACGGGCCTGGTAGATGGTGCGGGCGATGCCCGAACGCAGGACCAGGGCGTCGAGACGGCGCTCGAGCTCCACGATCAGGGCCTCACCGGTCTTGCCCTGGACCTTGGAGGCACGCTCGTAGGCACGGACCAGCTGGCGCTCGGAGATGTCGTACTGCGCGCGCAGACGCTGCTTCTCCAGCAGACGGACCTTGTAGTCCGAGTTCTGCTTGCGGCCACGGCCGTGCTCACCGGGCGGGTACGGACGGGCCTCGAAGTACTTGACGGCCTTCGGGGTCAGCGCGATGCCGAGGGCACGCGACTTCTTGACCTTGGGGCGGGACTGGTTCGCCATGGAACCGAACACCTCGTGTTTCTTTGCGAAGACGGCTTCACCAGGGTTAGGGGAGGTCGCATCCGCAGCCGGGGAAACCCCACGGGTCCGATGACGGACCTGCCGGGCAGCCGCTCCCCTGGTCTGGGCACATACGTGCAGCACGCGAGTGGCCCACCGACCGCTCCGGGACTCCGGGTGGTGGTGGGCGGCCCGCGACACCGTTCGCCGGTGCGCGACGCTCCTGGAGATCCCTGCCCGGGGGCCGGGTTCTCCGGCTGGATGTCCCGTTCTGGTGGTGCCGGCTCCTCTTTCGAGGCACCGGGCACGGGACGCAGCGCTTCGCGCAAGTCTACAGGGTGTTCAGGACCGCTTACGACCGAGGTGTTTCCTGGTCCACTCGACGGCGTCCGCGTACCGCGCCTCCGCCCCGTGCCGGGTGGGCGTGTAGTACTCCCGGTCCTTGAGGGCGTCCGGCGCGTACTGCTGCTCGGCGATGCCCTCGGGCAGGTCGTGCGGGTAGAGGTACCCCTGCCCGTGCCCGAGCTTGCCCGCGCCCTTGTAGTGGGAGTCGCGCAGGTGGGCGGGCACCGGCCCCGCGAGCCCCTTCCGCACGTCGTCCACAGCCGCGCCGATCGCGGTCGTCGCGGCGTTGGACTTGGGCGCCAGGGCGAGGGCGATGGTGGCGTGGCTGAGGGTGAGGGCGGCCTCGGGGAAGCCGATCATGGCCACGGCCTGGGCGGCGGCGACCGCGATCGGCAGGGCGTTCGGATCGGCCAGGCCGATGTCCTCGCTGGCGGAGATCATCAGTCGGCGCGCGATGAAACGAGGGTCCTCGCCGGCCTCGATCATCCGGGCCAGATAGTGCAGCGCGGCGTCGACGTCGGAGCCGCGGATCGACTTGATCAGGGCGCTGGCCACGTCGTAGTGCTGGTCGCCGTCGCGGTCGTACGTCACCGCGGCGCGGTCGACGGTCTCCTCGAGCGTCGTGAGGCCGATCTCGCTCTCGCCCTTGTCCAGGGCGGCCCCGGCGGCGGCCTCCAGAGCGGTCAGGGCGCGGCGGGCGTCGCCGCCGGCGATCCTCAGCAGGTGGGCCTCGGTGTCCTCGGGGAGGGTGACGGCGCCGTTCAGGCCGCGTTCGGCGGTGACGGCGCGCCGGACGAGGCCGCGCACGTCGTCGTCGGTGAGGGGTTCGAGGGTCAGCAGCAGGGAGCGGGAGAGCAGGGGGGAGATCACCGAGAAGTACGGGTTCTCGGTCGTCGCCGCGATCAGCGTGACCCAGCGGTTCTCGACGGCGGGCAGGAGCGAGTCCTGCTGGGCCTTGCTGAAGCGGTGGATCTCGTCGAGGAAGAGGACGGTCTCCTTGCCGAAGCCACCGGTGGCGCGGCGGGCGCCGTCGATGACCGCGCGGACCTCCTTGACGCCGGCGGTGATCGCGGACAGCTCCACGAACCGCTTGTTGGTCGCCTTGGAGACGACGTACGCCAGGGTCGTCTTGCCGGTGCCGGGCGGGCCCCAGAGGATCACCGACGACGGGCCCGCCGGTCCCCCGGCGCCTTCCCCGACCAGCCGGCGCAGGGGTGAGCCGGGCTTCAGCAGGTGCTGCTGGCCCACGACCTCGTCGAGGGTGCGCGGGCGCATGCGCACCGCCAGGGGACTCGCGGTCGGGTCCTTCTCCTGGCGTTCTTCGGCGGCGGCGGTGAACAGGTCGGGCTCCACGCCAGAAACCCTAAATCACCGCACTGACAACGCCGGCCGGCCCCGGCCTCAGGCCCAGAGCTGGCTGCCCCAGCGGGTCAGGATCAGCATCACGATGATGCCGACGTGCGTGACCGGCAGCACCCAGGTGAACTCGGCGAAGAACCGCTTCAGCCCGTCCGTTGCCGGCAGGAAGCCGTTGCGGACGTTGAACGAGGTCACGTACCAGAACATGACGATCGTGGCGACCCAGGCCAGCGAGCACCACAGGCACAGCGCGTTGATCCGGTACAGCGACTGGAACATCAGCCAGGCGCAGAAGACGACGCCGAAGAGTGTGCCGGCGTTGAAGGTGAGCCAGTACCAGCGCGGGAAGCGGGCGCGGGCCAGCAGGCTCATGCCGACGCAGATCACGATGCCGTAGGTGACCAGGCCCAGCATCGGGTTGGGGAAGCCGAAGGCGGAGGCCTGGGCGCTCTCCATGACGCTGCCGCAGGAGACGATCGGGTTGAGGCTGCAGCTCGGCGTGAACGTCTCGCCCCGGGCCTTGGCTTCGAGGATCTTGAACTTGTCGAGCGTGATGACCCACGCGGCGAGCAGGCCCGCCGCGCCAGTGATCACCAACAGCAGGGCGAAGGCCCGGCTGCCGCCGACCGTGCGCGGCTCGGCGGCGGCGCTGCGCGGCTCGGGCTCGGTGGAGACGTCCTTGACTGTCGTCTTGCTCATCACGCCGATTCCGTCAGTTGAGGGGAGACCTGCTTCCGGCAGGGGACATTGTGCCGCACGCGCGCGTAAGTCCACCGTTCGCTGCACATAAGGACGTACCGGCCGCCGATCGGTTCCGGACACGCGTGCGGGTGCCGGGTGCCTCGTGGGACCTCCGGCGCCCGCACGGACGTGGTCAGCCGAGGCGGGCTTCCAGTTCGGCCACGATCTCGTTGACGCCGACGGCGGTCTGCTCGCCGGACGCCATGTCCTTGAGCTGGACCACGCCCTCCGCGAGGTCGCGTTCGCCGGCCACGATCGCGTAGCGGGCACCGCTGCGGTTGGCGCTCTTCATGGCGCCCTTGAGGCCCTTGGCGCCGTAGGAGAAGTCCGCGGCGACGCCCTGCTTGCGCAGCTCGGTGACCTTGGCGAACAGCACCCGGCGGGCCTCCTCGCCGAGCGGCACCGCGAACACGCTGGTGGCGGCGGGCAGTTCCAGCTCGATTCCCTCCGCCTCCAGGGCGAGCACCGTGCGGTCGACGCCGAGGGCCCAGCCGACGGACGGCAGCGCGGGGCCGCCGATCATCTCGGACAGGCCGTCGTAGCGGCCGCCGCCGCCCACCGCGGACTGCGAGCCGAGGCCGTCGTGGACGAACTCGAAGGTGGTGCGCGTGTAGTAGTCCAGTCCGCGTACCAGCTTCGGGTCGTCCTCGAAGGCGACGCCCGCCGCGGTGATCAGCTCGCGGACCTCCTCGTGATAGGCCTTGCAGGCGTCGCAAAGGTAGTCGCGCAGCAGCGGGGCGTCGGTGAGCTGCTTCTGCACGTCCGGGCGCTTGTCGTCGAGGACGCGCAGCGGGTTGATCTCGGCGCGGCGCAGGGTGTCCTCGTCGAGGTCCAGGCCGCGGAGGAAGTCCTGGAGGGCGGCCCGGTAGACGGGACGGCACTCCTTGTCGCCCAGGCTGTTGAGCAGGATGCGGAAGTCGCTCAGTCCCAGCGAGCGGTACGCCTGGTCCGCCAGGATGATCAACTCGGCGTCCAGGGCAGGGTCCTCGGCCCCGATCGCCTCGGCGCCGACCTGGGAGAAGTGGCGGTAGCGGCCCTTCTGGGGGCGCTCGTAGCGGTAGTAGGAGCCGGAGTACCAGAGCTTGACCGGCAGGTTGCCCGCCTTGTGGAGGTTGGCCTCCAGAGCGGCGCGCAGCACCGACGCCGTGCCCTCGGGACGCAGGGCGAGCCTGTCGCCGCCCTTGGTCTCGAAGGCGTACATCTCCTTGGTGACGATGTCGGTCGACTCACCGACGCCGCGCGCGAACAGCTCGACGTTCTCGAAGCCGGGCGTCTCGATGTAGCCGTAGCCGGAGTTGCGCAGCGGGGCGGCGATCGCCTCGCGGACGGCCAGGAACTTGGCGCTGTCCGGCGGGATCAGGTCGTACGTGCCCTTGGGGGCCTTGAAGGTGCTCACGGAAGTTCTCGTCACATTCCTCGTCGGGGAGCCTGCTGAGCATCTCCCTGGCCGGCGGCCACCTGCCGCAGATACGGGTTGGTGGCGCGTTCCTGGCCGATGGTGGTCTGGGGGCCGTGGCCGGACAGCACCACGGTCGAGTCGTCGAGCGGCAGGCACACGCGGGCCAGCGAGTCGAGCATCTCGGCCATGTCACCGCCGGGCAGGTCGGTGCGTCCGATGGAGCCGGCGAAGAGCAGATCCCCGGAGAAGAACACGGACGGGACGTCCGCGGCCTCGGGCATCCGGAAGGTCACCGACCCCTTGGTATGGCCCGGCGCGTGCGCGACGGAGAACTGCAGCCCCGCCAGCTCCAGCTTCGTTCCGTCGGCCAGCTCCCTGACGTCGTCCGGCTCCCCCACGGTCAGCTCACCCATGAGCGGCGTCCCGACGGACAGGCCGATGGCCTTCGCCGGGTCGCTCATCATGTAGCGGTCCTCGGGGTGGATCCAGGCCGGTACGTCGTGCGCTCCGCAGACCGGGACGACCGAGGCCACGTGGTCGATGTGCCCGTGGGTGAGGACGACGGCGACGGGCTTGAGCCGATGCTTCTTCAGTGCTTCCTCGACTCCGGGGGCCGCCTGATGGCCCGGGTCGATGATCACGCACTCCTCACCGGCGGCGGGGGCGACGAGATAACAGTTCGTCCCCCAGGCCCCGGCGGGGAACCCGGCAATGAGCACGATCGTCCTTCGTTGTGTCGATTCGGCGGACTCGGCGACGGCTGCGCCTGACGTCAAGAGCCTACCGGCGCTGCCGATTCCTCAGCGAACCCATATACGGTACGGGGCACACGCAGGCGGTCGTCTCACCAGACGCACGCGTACCGGTCGACGTTCTAGACGCATGAGGAGTAAATCCGGTGGTCAGCCAGGAACAGCGGCGGCGTCAGCTCGCCCGGGAGAAGTTCTTGCGGCAGCAGCAGCGGCGCACCGACGCCCGGCGCAAGTCGCGCATGCGCAACGCCGTGATCGCTTCGGCGCTCGGCGTGGTCCTGATCGGCAGCCTCGCGCTGTACACGACCGGCGTGCTCAAGGACGACGACAAGACCAACGCGGCCGCGGAGGTCACGCAGAGCGCCTCGCCGTCGAAGGCACCGGACCCGTGCGACAAGCCGGCCGCGGGCAAGGTCGCGTCGGAGACCTGGAAGAAGGAGCCGGCGATGACCATCGACAAGTCGGCCGACTACACGATGAAGCTCGCGACGACGTGCGGTGACATAGACGTCGCCCTGAAGGCGTCGGCGGCCCCGCACACGGTGAACTCGTTCGAGTTCCTGGCCGGCAAGGGCTACTTCGACCACACCAAGTGCCACCGGCTGACCACGAACGGGATCTACGTGCTCCAGTGCGGCGACCCGACGGGCAGCGGCAGCGGGGGTCCCGGCTACACGATTCCGGACGAGAACCTGAGGGACAAGAGCCTCAAGGACCACGTCTATCCCGCGGGAACCGTCGCGATGGCGAACACCGGCCAGCCGAACTCCGGCGGCAGCCAGTTCTTCCTCGTCTACCAGGACAGTGAGCTGCCGCCCAGCTACACACCGTTCGGAACGGTTTCCGAGTCCGGCATGACGGTTCTGAAGAAGATCGCCGACGCCGGAGAGAACACCGGAGCGGGTGACGGAGCCCCGAACGCGACGGTTGTCATCAACAAGGCAACCATCACGAAATCCTGACCGCCAACTGCGTAATTTCGGTCGCGCGGGATGCGGACAGGCAACCCGCCGGTCGCC
This region of Streptomyces chromofuscus genomic DNA includes:
- the alaS gene encoding alanine--tRNA ligase, whose protein sequence is MESAEIRRRWLSFFEERGHTVVPSASLIADDPTLLLVPAGMVPFKPYFLGEVKPPFPRATSVQKCVRTPDIEEVGKTTRHGTFFQMCGNFSFGDYFKEGAVKLAWELLTAPQNKGGYGLDPERLWITVYKDDDEAERIWHEVVGVPMERIQRLGMKDNFWSMGVPGPCGPCSEINYDRGPEFGVEGGPAVNDERYVEIWNLVFMQYERGEGTGKDNFEILGDLPSKNIDTGLGLERLAMILQGVQNMYEIDTSMAVIKKATELTGVAYGDAHDSDVSLRVVTDHMRTSVMLIGDGVSPGNEGRGYVLRRIMRRAIRNMRLLGATGPVVKELIDTVIEMMGQQYPELITDRERIEKVAVAEENAFLKTLKAGTNILDTAVSDTKAAGGTVLPGDKAFLLHDTWGFPIDLTLEMAAEQGLSVDEDGFRRLMKEQRERAKADAQAKKTGHADLGAYREIADRAGETDFIGYTDTEGESTIVGILVDGVSSPAATEGDEVEIVLDRTPFYAEGGGQIGDTGRIRVDSGAVIEVRDCQKPVPGVYVHKGVVQVGEVTVGAKAHATIDARRRTAIARAHSATHLTHQALRDALGPTAAQAGSENQPGRFRFDFGSPSAVPTAVMTDVEQKINEVLARDLDVRADIMGIDEARKQGAIAEFGEKYGERVRVVTIGDFSKELCGGTHVHNTAQLGLVKLLGESSIGSGVRRIEALVGVDAYNFLAREHTVVAQLQELIKGRPEELPEKVSAMLGKLKDAEKEIEKFRAEKVLQAAAGLAESAKDVHGVALVTGQVPDGTTADDLRKLVLDVRGRIRGGRAAVVALFTVNNGKPLTVIATNEAARERGLKAGDLVRTAAKTLGGGGGGKPDVAQGGGQNPAAVGEAVDAVERLVAETAK
- a CDS encoding DUF948 domain-containing protein; translated protein: MSGGEVAGILVAVFWAILVSFLAVALARLAQTLRATTKLVADVTDQAVPLLAEASSAVRSAQTQIDRVDAIASDVQEVTSNASALSTTVASTFGGPLVKVAAFGYGVRRALGGRKEHAPAKSPRRTVIVGRTVPAARRAKRKKD
- the rpsD gene encoding 30S ribosomal protein S4, whose product is MANQSRPKVKKSRALGIALTPKAVKYFEARPYPPGEHGRGRKQNSDYKVRLLEKQRLRAQYDISERQLVRAYERASKVQGKTGEALIVELERRLDALVLRSGIARTIYQARQMVVHGHIEVNGQKVDKPSFRVRPDDVVMVRERSREKTLFSIAREGGFAPDGETPRYLQVNLKALAFRLDREPNRKEIPVICDEQLVVEYYAR
- a CDS encoding replication-associated recombination protein A; the protein is MEPDLFTAAAEERQEKDPTASPLAVRMRPRTLDEVVGQQHLLKPGSPLRRLVGEGAGGPAGPSSVILWGPPGTGKTTLAYVVSKATNKRFVELSAITAGVKEVRAVIDGARRATGGFGKETVLFLDEIHRFSKAQQDSLLPAVENRWVTLIAATTENPYFSVISPLLSRSLLLTLEPLTDDDVRGLVRRAVTAERGLNGAVTLPEDTEAHLLRIAGGDARRALTALEAAAGAALDKGESEIGLTTLEETVDRAAVTYDRDGDQHYDVASALIKSIRGSDVDAALHYLARMIEAGEDPRFIARRLMISASEDIGLADPNALPIAVAAAQAVAMIGFPEAALTLSHATIALALAPKSNAATTAIGAAVDDVRKGLAGPVPAHLRDSHYKGAGKLGHGQGYLYPHDLPEGIAEQQYAPDALKDREYYTPTRHGAEARYADAVEWTRKHLGRKRS
- a CDS encoding vitamin K epoxide reductase family protein, producing the protein MSKTTVKDVSTEPEPRSAAAEPRTVGGSRAFALLLVITGAAGLLAAWVITLDKFKILEAKARGETFTPSCSLNPIVSCGSVMESAQASAFGFPNPMLGLVTYGIVICVGMSLLARARFPRWYWLTFNAGTLFGVVFCAWLMFQSLYRINALCLWCSLAWVATIVMFWYVTSFNVRNGFLPATDGLKRFFAEFTWVLPVTHVGIIVMLILTRWGSQLWA
- the hisS gene encoding histidine--tRNA ligase, producing MSTFKAPKGTYDLIPPDSAKFLAVREAIAAPLRNSGYGYIETPGFENVELFARGVGESTDIVTKEMYAFETKGGDRLALRPEGTASVLRAALEANLHKAGNLPVKLWYSGSYYRYERPQKGRYRHFSQVGAEAIGAEDPALDAELIILADQAYRSLGLSDFRILLNSLGDKECRPVYRAALQDFLRGLDLDEDTLRRAEINPLRVLDDKRPDVQKQLTDAPLLRDYLCDACKAYHEEVRELITAAGVAFEDDPKLVRGLDYYTRTTFEFVHDGLGSQSAVGGGGRYDGLSEMIGGPALPSVGWALGVDRTVLALEAEGIELELPAATSVFAVPLGEEARRVLFAKVTELRKQGVAADFSYGAKGLKGAMKSANRSGARYAIVAGERDLAEGVVQLKDMASGEQTAVGVNEIVAELEARLG
- a CDS encoding MBL fold metallo-hydrolase, producing MLIAGFPAGAWGTNCYLVAPAAGEECVIIDPGHQAAPGVEEALKKHRLKPVAVVLTHGHIDHVASVVPVCGAHDVPAWIHPEDRYMMSDPAKAIGLSVGTPLMGELTVGEPDDVRELADGTKLELAGLQFSVAHAPGHTKGSVTFRMPEAADVPSVFFSGDLLFAGSIGRTDLPGGDMAEMLDSLARVCLPLDDSTVVLSGHGPQTTIGQERATNPYLRQVAAGQGDAQQAPRRGM
- a CDS encoding peptidylprolyl isomerase, which produces MVSQEQRRRQLAREKFLRQQQRRTDARRKSRMRNAVIASALGVVLIGSLALYTTGVLKDDDKTNAAAEVTQSASPSKAPDPCDKPAAGKVASETWKKEPAMTIDKSADYTMKLATTCGDIDVALKASAAPHTVNSFEFLAGKGYFDHTKCHRLTTNGIYVLQCGDPTGSGSGGPGYTIPDENLRDKSLKDHVYPAGTVAMANTGQPNSGGSQFFLVYQDSELPPSYTPFGTVSESGMTVLKKIADAGENTGAGDGAPNATVVINKATITKS